In the Oryzias latipes chromosome 9, ASM223467v1 genome, one interval contains:
- the LOC101169090 gene encoding HRAS-like suppressor 3 produces MSIFSLINVSVSSLAHLLKKNTDKDGKEAKPGDLIEIIRGNYSHWAVYVGNGYVVHFGAPNAQSGSSTGGVDGIVMKDKLEDVAGKDKWRVNNSLDKKYNPLPPDEIVKKACSLVEVSLKYHLTTYNCEHFATEMRYGKAESRQVLQTVQSTVATVAGNAVGGIPGIIITLIGLLRQRSTS; encoded by the exons ATGAGTATCTTTT caTTAATCAACGTATCCGTATCCAGCTTAGCCCACCTactgaagaaaaacacagacaag gATGGAAAAGAAGCAAAACCTGGAGACTTGATTGAGATCATCCGTGGTAATTACAGTCACTGGGCTGTGTACGTTGGAAATGGATACGTGGTTCACTTTGGTGCACCCA ATGCTCAGTCAGGTTCCAGCACTGGTGGAGTAGACGGCATTGTGATGAAAGACAAGCTTGAGGATGTGGCGGGAAAGGACAAGTGGAGAGTCAACAACAGTTTGGATAAAAAGTACAATCCTCTTCCACCAGATGAGATCGTGAAGAAAGCCTGTTCCCTTGTTGAAGTTTCACTGAAGTACCATCTCACAACGTACAACTGTGAACACTTTGCCACTGAGATGCGCTACGGCAAAGCTGAGTCTCGTCAG GTGCTGCAGACAGTGCAAAGTACCGTTGCCACTGTAGCTGGAAATGCTGTGGGTGGTATTCCTGGTATTATTATTACACTGATCGGTTTACTCCGACAAAGGTCAACATCTTAA
- the LOC101155280 gene encoding GRB10-interacting GYF protein 2-like, producing the protein MMNNKETSIFLAQIQSLEEELQRCRLPREKLRSENRLLSAQSCRLEEDMKDMEQFLPHHSAELDKQIQDMEERLKLQQLAQTPELQALKLQLHQEKLQLQERMDLLSSEVTQQAARMKEQQEELKQQLPGVEQQLLQRRSKVQSAKLQLCSDPKQHEAEETETFNRLLESRLAQMMEEKKEELREVKEKSELLLQQNKALFKEKGVLQVSLRNYCSEVEEVKANMKKDSLQILSLRKDVEELSRRLQLLQTEEEVRTPQSALQLKNAPRKSIISPMKHQRQTPPTAAKGGQQQRRTKACERKQPQNSQTPPPSVQNSHRPPRSQIYDQKLLEILQRQEHQSPSD; encoded by the exons ATGATGAACAACAAAGaaacttctatttttttagctcaaatcCAAAGTttggaggaggagcttcagaG ATGCAGACTCCCACGTGAAAAGCTGAGGTCTGAGAACAGGCTGCTGTCAGCTCAGAGCTGCAGGCTGGAGGAAGACATGAAGGACATGGAGCAGTTCCTGCCGCACCACTCCGCTGAGTTGGACAAGCAGATCCAGGACATGGAGGAgcggctgaagctgcagcagctcgCCCAGACACCAGAGCTGCAGgctctgaagctgcagctccaccaggagaagctgcagcttcaggagAGGATGGACCTGCTGAGCTCTGAGGTCACACAGCAAG CCGCTAGAatgaaggagcagcaggaggagcttAAGCAGCAGCTGCCCGGcgtggagcagcagctgctccaacGAAGATCTAAAGTCCAATCTGCTAAGCTACAGCTGTGTTCAGATCCCAAACA ACATGAAGCAGAGGAGACGGAGACATTCAACAGGCTCCTGGAGAGCCGGCTGGCAcagatgatggaggagaagaaggaggagctcagagaggtgaaggagaagtcagagctcctgctgcagcagaacaaAGCTTTGTTCAAGGAGAAAGGCGTTCTTCAGGTCTCTCTCAGGAACTACTGCAGTGAGGTGGAGGAAGTGAAGGCCAACATGAAGAAGGACTCGCTGCAGATCCTCAGTCTCAGAAAG GACGTGGAGGAGCTGAGCaggaggctgcagctgctgcagacggAGGAGGAGGTCAGGACGCCACAGAGCGCGCTCCAGCTGAAGAACGCCCCCAG GAAGTCTATTATCTCACCCATGAAGCATCAGCGTCAAACCCCCCCCACTGCTGCGAAGGGGggtcagcagcagagaaggactAAAGCCTGTGAGAGGAAGCAACCTCAGAACTCACAGACCCCCCCTCCTTCTGTCCAGAACTCTCACAGACCTCCACGATCCCAGATCTACGACCAGAAGCTGTTGGAGATTCTGCAAAGACAAGAACATCAGAGTCCTTCAGACTGA